One Streptomyces drozdowiczii DNA segment encodes these proteins:
- a CDS encoding cellulose-binding domain-containing protein — MPIHPRRLLSRPRAAAGSAVALALSLFVAMPVGGPAAAAESAPGCQVDYTANEWTGGYTAEVSVTNEGPALSDWRLTWTYVGDQHVTSGWNATVTQSGHAVTAVATAWNGSVAEGGTVSFGVQGTSRSGGPAPTDFALNGVSCGGEDTTPPTTPPTTPPPTTPPSADCGDAVVCDDFEDQAGPAPAGNWRFTAPDCQGTGTAAVDTGTAHSGTRSLRLDGKAGYCNHAFVASTADLSTVGPVLYVRMWVRHTTALPAAHVAFVSMPDSSQGGKALRIGGQNGALQWNRESDDATLPAQSPTGVGLSRPLPTGSWQCLRFKVDTTAPGLDTWLGDEQVPGLHADGVPTRDVDDQWLSRTTPPRPTALRLGWESYGVGDDTLWFDDVAVGSAPIGC, encoded by the coding sequence ATGCCCATCCACCCCCGCCGCTTACTGAGCAGACCCCGGGCCGCGGCCGGTTCCGCCGTCGCGCTGGCCCTGTCGCTCTTCGTCGCCATGCCCGTCGGCGGGCCGGCCGCGGCGGCGGAGTCCGCGCCCGGCTGCCAGGTCGACTACACCGCCAACGAGTGGACCGGCGGCTACACCGCCGAGGTGAGCGTCACCAACGAGGGCCCTGCGCTCAGCGACTGGCGGCTGACCTGGACATACGTGGGCGACCAGCACGTCACCTCCGGCTGGAACGCCACCGTCACGCAGTCCGGCCACGCCGTGACCGCCGTCGCCACGGCCTGGAACGGGTCGGTGGCCGAAGGCGGTACGGTCTCCTTCGGTGTGCAGGGGACCTCGCGGTCGGGCGGCCCCGCGCCCACGGACTTCGCGCTCAATGGCGTCTCCTGCGGCGGCGAGGACACCACGCCCCCGACCACGCCTCCCACGACACCGCCGCCCACCACCCCGCCCTCCGCCGACTGCGGTGACGCGGTCGTCTGCGACGACTTCGAGGACCAGGCCGGCCCGGCCCCGGCCGGGAACTGGCGGTTCACCGCGCCCGACTGCCAGGGCACCGGAACGGCGGCCGTGGACACGGGGACCGCGCACAGCGGCACGCGCTCGCTGCGACTGGACGGGAAGGCGGGCTACTGCAACCACGCCTTCGTGGCCTCCACCGCCGACCTCTCGACGGTCGGCCCCGTGCTGTACGTACGCATGTGGGTGCGGCACACCACGGCGCTCCCGGCGGCGCACGTCGCCTTCGTGTCGATGCCCGACAGCTCCCAGGGCGGCAAGGCCCTGCGGATCGGCGGGCAGAACGGGGCGCTCCAGTGGAACCGGGAGAGCGACGACGCGACGCTCCCGGCGCAGAGCCCGACCGGGGTGGGGCTGAGCAGGCCCCTGCCGACGGGCAGCTGGCAGTGCCTGCGCTTCAAGGTCGACACCACGGCTCCGGGGCTCGACACCTGGCTGGGCGACGAGCAGGTGCCCGGTCTGCACGCCGACGGCGTCCCCACGCGCGACGTGGACGACCAGTGGCTCTCGCGGACCACCCCGCCCCGGCCCACCGCCCTGCGGCTGGGCTGGGAGAGCTACGGGGTCGGCGACGACACTCTGTGGTTCGACGACGTGGCGGTCGGCTCCGCGCCGATCGGCTGCTGA
- a CDS encoding polysaccharide deacetylase family protein, translating to MRLRFHRRPAALAAGLVLASAGSLGLTATATAPAQAAACNGYVGLTFDDGPSNDHTPALLNALRQNGLRATMFNEGQFAASYPAQVKAQVDAGMWVGNHSYTHPHLTQQSQAQIDSELSRTQQAVAAAGGGTPKLFRPPYGETNATLKAVEAKYGLTEVIWDVDSQDWNGASTDAIVQAVSRLTDGQVILMHEWPANTLAAIPRIAQSLTARGLCSGMISPQTGRAVAPDGSSDGGGNTGGCTATLSAGQRWGDRYNLNVAVSGAGNWTVTMNLPSPAKILSTWNISASYPSAQVLTAKPNGSGNNFGVTIQSNGNWTWPTVSCAKG from the coding sequence ATGCGTCTCCGCTTCCACCGCCGCCCGGCCGCCCTGGCGGCGGGGCTCGTGCTCGCCTCGGCGGGTTCCCTGGGGCTGACCGCCACGGCGACCGCCCCGGCCCAGGCCGCCGCCTGCAACGGCTACGTGGGCCTGACCTTCGACGACGGCCCGTCCAACGACCACACCCCCGCCCTGCTCAACGCCCTCAGGCAGAACGGCCTGCGGGCCACCATGTTCAACGAGGGCCAGTTCGCCGCCTCGTACCCGGCGCAGGTGAAGGCCCAGGTGGACGCGGGCATGTGGGTCGGCAACCACAGCTACACCCACCCCCACCTCACCCAGCAGAGCCAGGCCCAGATCGACTCGGAGCTCTCCCGGACCCAGCAGGCCGTCGCGGCAGCCGGCGGCGGCACACCGAAACTGTTCCGGCCGCCGTACGGGGAGACCAACGCCACCCTCAAGGCCGTCGAGGCCAAGTACGGGCTCACCGAGGTGATCTGGGACGTCGACTCGCAGGACTGGAACGGGGCGAGCACCGACGCGATCGTCCAGGCCGTGTCGCGCCTCACCGACGGCCAGGTCATCCTGATGCACGAATGGCCCGCCAACACCCTGGCCGCCATCCCGCGCATCGCCCAGTCGCTGACCGCCCGGGGCCTGTGCTCCGGCATGATCTCGCCGCAGACCGGGCGCGCCGTCGCCCCCGACGGCAGCAGCGACGGCGGAGGGAACACCGGCGGCTGCACGGCGACCCTGTCCGCCGGCCAGCGCTGGGGCGACCGCTACAACCTCAACGTCGCGGTCTCCGGCGCCGGCAACTGGACCGTGACCATGAACCTCCCCTCCCCGGCGAAGATCCTCTCCACCTGGAACATCAGCGCCTCCTACCCCAGCGCCCAGGTGCTGACCGCCAAGCCCAACGGCAGCGGCAACAACTTCGGCGTCACCATCCAGTCCAACGGCAACTGGACCTGGCCGACGGTCTCCTGCGCGAAGGGCTGA
- a CDS encoding purine-cytosine permease family protein, which produces MSTTESRATSTPPTTTESRATSETLEDYTLRFAPRSYRRWTPAVVATTALGGIAYMADFSIGAGIGLAHGTGNALLAIAVAAVVIFATGFPLAYYGARYNLDLDLITRGSGFGYYGSVLTSVIFASFTFIFFALEGSIMAQGLKLGLGLPLWLGYLVSTLMVIPLVIYGMSALSKLQVWTTPVWLLLMVGPLVYLVATDPGTVDRFLSYAGTDGQGGIDTASVLLGAGVCLSLIAQIGEQIDYLRFMPPRTEANKRGWWTAVVMAGPGWVVLGALKQAIGVFLAVYIIAEVGADAAPEPIQQFRGAFDAMLPSWLVVPLAVVLVVISQIKINVTNAYSGSLAWTNSFTRVTRHYPGRLVFVLVNLGFALALMEADMFSFLNDILGFYSNCAIAWIVTVATDIGVNKYLLRISPLRPEFRRGMLYAVNPVGVIAFTAASGLSIAMYFHALGDTLQPYSPVAAAVIAFVLTPLVAYVTKGRYYLRRTDDGLDEPMLDADGNPSAVTYDCHVCHQSYERPDLAACATHDAVVCSLCLSTDGVGDHLLPAQPPLA; this is translated from the coding sequence ATGAGTACGACCGAGTCACGCGCGACGTCCACCCCACCGACCACCACCGAGAGCCGGGCGACGAGCGAGACCCTGGAGGACTACACCCTCCGGTTCGCGCCCAGGAGTTACCGCCGCTGGACCCCCGCCGTCGTGGCCACCACCGCCCTGGGCGGCATCGCCTACATGGCCGACTTCTCGATCGGCGCGGGCATCGGCCTGGCCCACGGCACCGGGAACGCGCTGCTGGCGATCGCGGTGGCCGCCGTCGTCATCTTCGCCACCGGCTTCCCGCTGGCGTACTACGGCGCCCGGTACAACCTCGACCTGGACCTGATCACCCGTGGCTCCGGCTTCGGGTACTACGGCTCGGTCCTCACGAGTGTCATCTTCGCCAGCTTCACCTTCATCTTCTTCGCCCTCGAAGGCTCGATCATGGCGCAGGGCCTGAAACTGGGCCTCGGGCTGCCGCTCTGGCTCGGCTATCTCGTCTCGACGCTGATGGTCATTCCGCTGGTGATCTACGGAATGTCGGCGCTCAGCAAGCTCCAGGTGTGGACGACCCCGGTCTGGCTGCTGCTGATGGTCGGCCCGCTGGTCTATCTGGTCGCCACCGACCCCGGCACGGTCGACCGGTTCCTCTCGTACGCCGGAACGGACGGCCAGGGCGGCATCGACACCGCGTCCGTGCTCCTCGGTGCCGGCGTCTGTCTCTCGCTCATCGCGCAGATCGGCGAGCAGATCGACTACCTGCGCTTCATGCCGCCGAGGACCGAGGCCAACAAGCGCGGCTGGTGGACCGCCGTGGTCATGGCCGGACCCGGGTGGGTGGTGCTCGGCGCGCTCAAGCAGGCCATCGGGGTGTTCCTCGCCGTGTACATCATCGCGGAGGTCGGGGCCGACGCCGCGCCCGAGCCGATCCAGCAGTTCCGGGGCGCCTTCGACGCGATGCTGCCGTCCTGGCTGGTCGTGCCGCTGGCCGTGGTCCTGGTGGTCATCAGCCAGATCAAGATCAACGTCACCAACGCATACTCCGGCTCGCTCGCCTGGACCAACTCCTTCACCCGGGTCACCCGGCACTACCCGGGCCGGCTGGTGTTCGTCCTGGTCAACCTCGGCTTCGCGCTCGCGCTGATGGAGGCCGACATGTTCAGCTTCCTCAACGACATCCTCGGCTTCTACTCCAACTGCGCCATCGCCTGGATCGTCACCGTCGCCACCGACATCGGCGTCAACAAGTACCTGCTGCGCATCTCGCCGCTCCGGCCGGAGTTCCGCCGGGGCATGCTGTACGCGGTCAACCCCGTAGGCGTGATCGCCTTCACCGCCGCGTCCGGCCTGTCGATCGCGATGTACTTCCACGCCCTGGGCGACACCCTCCAGCCGTACTCCCCCGTCGCCGCCGCCGTCATCGCCTTCGTGCTGACGCCCCTGGTCGCGTACGTCACCAAGGGCCGGTACTACCTGCGCCGCACCGACGACGGCCTGGACGAGCCGATGCTCGACGCGGACGGCAACCCGAGCGCGGTGACCTACGACTGCCACGTCTGCCACCAGTCGTACGAACGCCCCGACCTCGCCGCCTGCGCCACCCATGACGCGGTCGTCTGCTCGCTCTGCCTGAGCACCGACGGCGTGGGTGACCACCTGCTGCCCGCACAGCCTCCGCTCGCCTGA
- a CDS encoding GntR family transcriptional regulator has product MDATLDTTLYTPSDTARVTDAEPAPSLRETVYGQLRAAVLDGEFGPRERLAETRLAARFRVSRTPVREALARLLADGLIERGDGGFFVTIPNLAQLRDLYELRVTLELRGIARAIDDPSVRHDPAVLTAELDRWYAMRERPPDPDPRFVVQDERFHAQLSRASGNPALTDALVAVGERIRRVRMYDFLTPDRVGTTITEHIAIMEAVRDGRLADGHRALHVHVGDSMAVVLERARRAMTQMALHADRI; this is encoded by the coding sequence ATGGATGCGACGCTGGATACGACGCTGTATACGCCCTCGGACACGGCGCGGGTCACCGACGCGGAGCCCGCGCCCTCGCTCCGCGAGACGGTGTACGGACAGTTGCGCGCGGCCGTGCTCGACGGCGAGTTCGGGCCGCGCGAGCGGCTGGCCGAGACGCGGCTCGCCGCACGCTTCCGCGTGTCGAGGACGCCGGTGCGCGAGGCCCTGGCGCGCCTGCTCGCGGACGGCCTGATCGAGCGCGGCGACGGCGGCTTCTTCGTCACGATCCCCAACCTGGCCCAGCTGCGCGATCTCTACGAACTCCGGGTCACCCTGGAACTGCGCGGCATCGCCCGGGCGATCGACGACCCGTCCGTGCGGCACGATCCGGCCGTCCTCACGGCCGAGTTGGACCGCTGGTACGCCATGCGCGAGCGGCCCCCGGACCCCGACCCCCGCTTCGTCGTCCAGGACGAGCGCTTCCACGCCCAGCTCTCCCGTGCCTCCGGTAACCCGGCGCTGACGGACGCCCTGGTGGCCGTGGGCGAGCGCATCCGCCGGGTCCGGATGTACGACTTCCTCACCCCGGACCGGGTCGGCACCACCATCACCGAGCACATCGCGATCATGGAGGCCGTCCGCGACGGACGCCTCGCCGACGGCCACCGCGCCCTGCACGTCCATGTCGGCGACTCCATGGCCGTCGTGCTCGAACGGGCCCGGCGCGCCATGACGCAGATGGCCCTGCACGCCGACCGCATCTGA